One Aspergillus oryzae RIB40 DNA, chromosome 2 genomic window carries:
- a CDS encoding uncharacterized protein (predicted protein) yields MIMYGDIPYIRITRSIPREMRDKLPQEYLSIMETTRLLKAEHLHKAVLQLSLLYRHKFGVHFPALNLPPILYHYIRRLALPVDIYSAVKRLQDLLGFSFEFPKGLASRSRPHDLPEIQLVTLIVISTKLLFPFDDLKRYPASAKEPATQVIDWKHWAQAQKQFDSRETARGRIGKGNEILVNEHDVFNMTPSQLDEYMNWYENNWLDNSKASNPLSDLFPVEPTGTDSQEAAGPPDEDDEEAIGSMLRTVTQRLKPRKVITEGNLDVPRPGSSYVRYKMESDLPENARPFYETAAKVVGVSLSTLVRAVSHAEYKIMRWLEDQRRIELYGDASGIEFAKFDSSDDMGEQDMTDSDDSPSY; encoded by the exons ATGATCATGTACGGAGATATCCCTTATATTCGCATAACACGCTCAATCCCTCGTGAAATGAGAGATAAATTACCCCAGGAGTATCTCTCAATAATGGAGACTACG AGGTTGCTGAAAGCCGAGCATCTTCATAAGGCTGTTTTGCAATTGTCACTTCTTTATCGCCACAAATTTGGCGTACACTTCCCAGCTCTAAATCTGCCGCCGATACTATATCATTATATTAGGAGACTAGCTCTTCCGG TTGACATCTACTCCGCCGTGAAGAGACTgcaggatcttcttggttttTCCTTCGAATTCCCGAAAGGTCTTGCCAGCAGAAGTAGACCTCATGACCTACCTGAAATCCAATTGGTCACCCTCATCGTCATATCTACTAAATTACTTTTCCCCTTCGACGACCTTAAAAGATACCCTGCCTCGGCAAAGGAACCCGCCACGCAAGTCATCGATTGGAAGCACTGGGCTCAAGCCCAGAAACAGTTTGATAGCCGAGAAACAGCTAGGGGCAGAATTGGCAAAGGCAATGAAATTCTAGTGAATGAGCATGATGTGTTTAACATGACACCGAGTCAACTGGATGAGTACATGAATTGGTACGAGAATAACTGGCTCGACAATAGCAAAG CGTCAAATCCACTAAGCGATTTATTTCCCGTTGAGCCAACCGGCACGGACTCTCAAGAAGCAGCAGGTCCTccggatgaagatgatgaggaggctaTAGGCTCAATGCTACGAACAGTTACACAACGACTCAAGCCTCGGAAAGTTATCACGGAGGGTAACTTGGATGTCCCTCGACCAGGATCATCGTATGTGCGGTATAAAATGGAGTCTGATTTGCCCGAGAATGCGCGACCTTTCTACGAAACGGCAGCAAAGGTGGTCGGAGTATCATTATCTACCCTCGTACGAGCTGTATCCCACGCAGAATATAAGATTATGCGATGGCTTGAAGACCAGAGACGTATTGAGCTCTATGGAGATGCTTCAGGCATAGAGTTTGCGAAATTCGACAGCTCTGATGATATGGGTGAACAAGATATGACCGATTCGGATGACAGTCCTTCATATTAA
- a CDS encoding TFIIB-type zinc finger domain-containing protein (predicted protein), whose product MEYTTRGVCGQEGCRETRYYLDNGLWFCRRGHQQEVYQLILWKQCHALVQSRGFPPQLEDSSDGGEIEFFSSQPTADQEEPDIVKFGGKHLQWPRLVDSVGLCYLGALLMRLPVGIGDFHR is encoded by the exons ATGGAGTACACTACCCGAGGAGTCTGTGGGCAGGAAGGGTGCCGTGAAACTCGGTATTATCTCGATAATGGGCTCTGGTTCTGCCGCCGGGGTCATCAGCAAGAG GTGTATCAGTTGATCCTCTGGAAGCAGTGCCATGCCCTGGTGCAAAGCCGAGGTTTTCCGCCGCAACTCGAG GATTCTTCCGACGGTGGTGAGATAGAGTTCTTCAGCTCACAGCCCACCGCGGACCAGGAGGAGCCAGATATCGTCAAGTTTGGAGGGAAGCACCTGCAATGGCCTCGACTCGTGGACTCCGTCGGCCTCTGCTACTTAGGGGCTTTATTAATGCGCCTTCCGGTCGGTATTGGGGACTTTCACCGGTAA
- a CDS encoding putative GARP complex subunit (Sac2) (vacuolar sorting protein VPS52/suppressor of actin Sac2): MWLDRMSGHSTPSGPQIDSRSNSPLPRRPTSRLSPYAQNSRSQPSRPGSSLSNLLTPSDSTTSLSATQRADDTALKQFPAKARPSNVADPLDVLNDIIGKRKEKLAGAESPVLSSTLKTKPSQLVAEIDFGGLSLEEFVTKPDEPRRAKYSDVGAQTIQQFEKERDKFQDLHSAITGCDDVSRSVEKYLNDFQTELGAVSAEIETLQTRSIQLNAMLANRRNVEQLLGPAVEEISISPNAVRLIVEGPIDENWVKALNEIESRAATIEAKVTSPSSAKSVEDVRPLLSDIKKKAVERIRDYLVSQIRALRSPNINAQIIQQQRLVKFKDLYSYLCKAHPTLAGEITQAYINTMRWYYLSHFTRYLQALEKIKVYPSDRNEVLGGDPSAPKSGNFVPGGRAGAAAHDPFSLGRRIEILRTGNHMAISSYVAEEDTSFHGIEAPFRNFNLALMDNVSAEYSFMTEMFSTLSFQQISRKATEIFDPVFALGQGLTKRLVEHTTDSLGVLICVRLNQQAAFELQRRKVPVADAYINGVNIRLWPRFQVIMDLHCESLKRVASHTGRSAVSALSLAGGDDLNQSSAPHFLTQRFGQLLHGILVLSSEAGDDEPVSNSLSRLAAEFDSLLAKLSRIGGDAKRRERFLFNNYSLILTIISDTHGKLATEQKRHLDDMLKSVGKRG, encoded by the exons ATGTGGCTTGACCGCATGTCCGGTCATTCGACCCCCTCAGGACCTCAAATTGATAGTCGCAGCAATTCCCCCCTTCCTCGACGGCCCACTTCTCGTCTGTCTCCCTATGCACAGAATAGTCGTTCTCAGCCCAGTCGACCTGGATCGTCATTGTCCAACTTACTCACTCCTAGCGACTCTACTACTTCTCTTTCCGCCACTCAACGTGCCGACGACACGGCTTTGAAACAGTTCCCTGCGAAGGCTCGGCCATCTAACGTCGCGGATCCACTTGATGTGCTAAATGATATTATTGGAAAGCGGAAGGAAAAGCTGGCGGGAGCAGAATCGCCTGTTCTATCTTCTACACTTAAAACAAAACCGTCGCAGCTGGTGGCGGAAATCGACTTTGGAGGTCTTAGCCTCGAGGAGTTTGTCACGAAACCCGATGAGCCGAGGAGGGCTAAATATAGCGACGTTGGCGCGCAAACAATCCAACAAttcgagaaggaaagagataaaTTCCAGGATCTGCATTCGGCTATCACAGGCTGTGACGATGTTTCTAGGTCGGTAGAGAAGTACCTGAATGACTTTCAGACTGAACTCGGTGCAGTTTCAGCGGAGATAGAGACCCTCCAGACTCGATCCATACAGCTGAATGCAATGTTGGCTAATCGACGCAATGTAGAACAACTTCTGGGGCCCGCTGTGGAGGAGATTTCCATCTCTCCAAACGCTGTCCGACTAATTGTAGAGGGACCGATTGATGAGAATTGGGTCAAAGCGCTGAATGAGATCGAGAGCCGGGCAGCCACTATAGAAGCCAAAGTTACTAGCCCTAGTAGCGCTAAGTCGGTCGAGGACGTTCGCCCACTTCTGAGcgatatcaagaaaaaaGCAGTTGAAAGGATCCGGGACTATTTGGTCTCACAGATCAGAGCCTTGCGGTCCCCAAATATCAACGCTCAGATTATCCAACAGCAGCGCTTGGTAAAATTCAAGGATTTGTATAGCTACCTGTGCAAAGCACATCCAACCCTTGCGGGGGAGATCACGCAGGCTTACATCAACACGATGCGGTGGTATTACCTATCTCATTTTACCCGCTATCTGCAAGCGCTTGAAAAGATCAAAGTGTACCCTAGCGATCGGAATGAAGTGCTAGGAGGAGATCCCTCGGCTCCAAAATCAG GAAACTTCGTCCCTGGTGGGCGGGCTGGTGCCGCGGCGCATGACCCATTCTCGCTAGGAAGGAGAATTGAAATCTTGCGCACTGGCAATCACATGGCCATATCTTCATACGTAGCAGAGGAGGACACTTCTTTCCATGGAATTGAGGCTCCGTTCCGAAACTTCAACCTGGCCTTGATGGACAATGTCTCGGCTGAATACTCCTTCATGACGGAGATGTTCTCCACCTTGTCCTTCCAGCAGATATCCCGCAAAGCTACCGAAATATTCGACCCGGTCTTTGCTCTTGGTCAAGGATTGACCAAGCGATTAGTCGAGCACACGACCGACTCTCTAGGAGTCCTGATTTGCGTACGATTGAATCAGCAGGCCGCTTTTGAACTCCAACGGCGGAAAGTACCCGTTGCTGACGCGTACATCAATGGTGTAAACATACGGCTCTGGCCTAGGTTCCAGGTGATCATGGACCTTCACTGCGAGTCTTTAAAGCGGGTAGCTTCGCACACGGGCCGAAGTGCTGTATCCGCCCTATCTCTGGCTGGTGGGGATGACTTGAACCAATCCTCAGCGCCCCACTTCCTTACGCAGAGGTTTGGTCAGCTGTTGCATGGAATTTTAGTGCTGAGTAGTGAAGCTGGAGACGACGAGCCGGTGTCTAACAGTTTGTCGCGGTTAGCAGCCGAGTTTGATAGCCTTTTGGCGAAGCTGAGCAGGATTGGCGGCGATGCGAAAAGACGGGAAAGATTTCTATTTAATAATTATTCTTTGATTTTGACTATCATCAGC GATACCCATGGCAAGTTAGCGACTGAACAGAAACGG CATTTGGACGACATGTTAAAGAGTGTTGGAAAGCGTGGTTAG
- a CDS encoding Eukaryotic translation initiation factor eIF-5A (translation initiation factor 5A (eIF-5A)), which produces MSDEQHVFDDIQGTDSGASATFPMQCSALRKNGHVVIKGRPCKIVDMSTSKTGKHGHAKVHLVALDIFTGKKLEDLSPSTHNMDVPFVKRTEYQLIDVTDDGFLSLMDDNGGTKDDVKLPDGELGEKINRMFTEEGKDCNVIILTAMGEECAMDVKEAPKGA; this is translated from the exons ATGTCTGACGAACAGCAC GTATTCGATGATATCCAGGGTACCGATTCCGGTGCCTCTGCCACCTTCCCCATGCAGTGCTCTGCATTGAGGAAGAACGGTCACGTTGTCATCAAGGGCCGCCCTTGCAAGATCGTCGACATGTCCACCTCCAAGACCGGAAAGCACGGTCACGCTAAGGTTCACCTTGTCGCTCTCGACATCTTCACCGGCAAGAAGCTTGAAGATCTGTCCCCCTCCACCCACAACATGGACGTTCCCTTCGTCAAGCGTACCGAATACCAGCTT ATTGATGTCACCGATGATGGCTTCCTGTCCCTGATGGACGACAATGGTGGCACCAAGGACGACGTCAAGCTCCCCGATGGCGAGCTtggtgagaagatcaaccgCATGTTCACCGAGGAGGGCAAGGACTGCA ACGTTATTATCCTCACTGCTATGGGTGAGGAGTGCGCTATGGATGTCAAGGAAGCCCCCAAGGGTGCTTAA
- a CDS encoding NAD(P)/FAD-dependent oxidoreductase (predicted dehydrogenase) — protein sequence MAMRTSLSISRKFLHPRRSLSSSRPANADVTHAVIGAGVVGLAVARELASREGTSTILLERHDAPGTETSSRNSEVIHAGLYYGVDTLKTKLCIKGKEMMYDLCARNGLPHRNTKKWIVAQTEEQWAAALKTHEHAQKIGVPTRLIGRAEAQALEPEVQALAGIVESPTTGIVDSHSLMTYLQGDFEDRGGDCAFLTNVTGIEALNGGKNGYRITAVTSDGTETSITAETLVNSAGNYACYINNMVLPPERHRTPYYAKGTYFSYAASFPKTSVLVYPATLPGHGGLGTHLTLDLGGRIRFGPDVEWVDDPNDLVPSPARLQQALREIKTYLPNVDPEAISLDYCGIRPKLERGGAVNTGKGFQDFIIQEEEGFPGFINLLGIESPGLTSSLAIGEMVKGLLYGRK from the exons ATGGCCATGCGCACAAGTCTCTCGATTTCGAGGAAATTTCTCCACCCGCGGCGCAGCTTGTCCAGCTCGCGACCAGCCAATGCAGATGTCACACATGCG GTCATTGGTGCGGGGGTCGTCGGTCTCGCAGTAGCCCGGGAATTGGCATCGCGAGAGGGCACGTCAACAATTCTTCTAGAGAGACACGATGCGCCAGGCACGGAGACGAGTAGTCGCAATTCGGAG GTCATCCATGCCGGGTTATACTACGGAGTCGATACCTTGAAGACCAAGCTCTGcatcaaaggaaaagagatgaTGTACGATCTATGTGCGCGGAACGGACTCCCACACCGCAACACCAAGAAATGGATCGTAGCGCAGACAGAAGAGCAATGGGCCGCAGCGCTCAAGACCCACGAGCATGCACAGAAGATAGGCGTACCGACGCGACTCATCGGTCGCGCAGAGGCTCAGGCTCTCGAACCTGAGGTCCAGGCTCTCGCAGGGATCGTCGAGAGTCCGACCACGGGGATTGTAGACAGCCACTCCCTGATGACCTATCTACAGGGCGACTTCGAGGACCGCGGCGGCGACTGTGCGTTTCTCACGAATGTAACGGGAATTGAGGCGTTGAATGGAGGAAAGAACGGATACCGGATCACGGCTGTGACGAGCGACGGCACAGAGACGTCCATCACAGCCGAGACGCTGGTCAACAGCGCCGGGAACTACGCTTGCTATATCAATAACATGGTCCTCCCACCCGAGCGACACCGTACCCCGTACTACGCGAAAGGAACATACTTTTCGTACGCGGCGTCGTTCCCGAAAACCTCCGTGCTGGTCTATCCAGCCACACTGCCCGGCCACGGCGGCCTAGGCACCCATCTGACTCTAGACCTCGGAGGCCGCATACGATTCGGCCCCGACGTGGAATGGGTGGATGATCCGAATGACCTCGTGCCCAGTCCCGCCCGGTTGCAGCAGGCGCTCCGGGAGATCAAGACCTATTTACCCAACGTGGACCCCGAGGCGATCAGTCTAGACTACTGTGGGATCCGACCCAAGCTGGAACGCGGTGGGGCCGTGAACACAGGCAAAGGGTTCCAGGATTTTATCatccaggaagaggaaggctTCCCTGGGTTCATTAACCTGCTTGGAATTGAGAGCCCAGGGCTGACGAGTTCGTTGGCGATCGGGGAAATGGTGAAGGGTCTTCTGTATGGGAGGAAATGA